The proteins below come from a single Microtus pennsylvanicus isolate mMicPen1 chromosome 13, mMicPen1.hap1, whole genome shotgun sequence genomic window:
- the Airim gene encoding AFG2-interacting ribosome maturation factor, with translation MAQDQPLLAVQEVLRKCFPVVEQQQGLWQSTLQDCSPLLSSLSNLAEQLQAAQNVRFEDVPALRPFPDLQERLRRKQLEAGDIALDKITDRLATLLRVRDTVSSHVERVFQTYEQHSAALDMDAILRPSVVSPSVADMLEWLQDIDRHYRSSYP, from the exons aTGGCTCAAGACCAGCCTTTGCTGGCCGTGCAGGAGGTGCTGAGGAAGTGTTTCCCCGTGGTGGAGCAGCAGCAGGGCCTATGGCAGAGCACTCTGCAGGactgctctcccctcctctcctctctcagcaACCTGGCAGAGCAGCTCCAGGCTGCACAGAATGTGCGCTTCGAGGATGTGCCTGCCCTTCGTCCCTTCCCAGACTTACAGGAGCGGCTGAGGCGCAAGCAACTGGAGGCTGGCGACATCGCCCTGGACAAGATAACTGACAGGCT AGCCACCCTCCTCAGGGTTCGGGACACCGTCAGCAGCCATGTGGAGCGGGTGTTCCAGACCTACGAGCAGCACTCGGCTGCGCTTGACATGGACGCTATCCTGCGGCCCTCGGTTGTGAGCCCCTCTGTGGCTGACATGTTGGAGTGGCTGCAAGACATCGACAGACATTATCGAAGCTCATATCCTTGA